In Planifilum fimeticola, one DNA window encodes the following:
- a CDS encoding LacI family DNA-binding transcriptional regulator → MATIKDVAKLAGVSPSTVSRVIAGSNRISLETKNRVQRAMEQLNYVPNAIARSLARSHTHTIGFALSRRADQAFSNPFFSEVMRGMSTVAQARGYNILLSISLNPEDELSKCLQLVRERRVDGLILSTSRVKDPLIAALSEEEAPFVVIGRCMERPVLSVNNDNVKAGYNATVHLLEEGYREIAYLSGASDLVVTIDRMNGYKQALIERGLPLVEERIGVADFSEQDGYEALCQMKERGVSLDAVVASDDLLALGALQFAERYGLRVPEDLGVVGFNDTPLMVYTHPPLTSVRILSYELGVEAMDLLIDALENPDKKRLKKEIVLPSELIVRGSSRRRGKAE, encoded by the coding sequence ATGGCCACCATTAAAGATGTCGCCAAGTTGGCGGGCGTGTCGCCGTCGACGGTCTCCCGCGTGATCGCCGGGAGCAACCGAATCAGCCTGGAGACGAAAAATCGGGTGCAACGGGCGATGGAGCAATTGAATTACGTGCCCAACGCCATCGCCCGCAGTCTCGCCCGCAGCCACACCCACACCATCGGGTTCGCCCTGTCCCGGCGGGCGGATCAGGCCTTTTCCAATCCCTTTTTCTCCGAAGTGATGCGGGGCATGTCTACCGTGGCGCAGGCGAGGGGATACAACATCCTTCTTTCGATCAGCCTCAATCCGGAGGATGAATTGTCCAAGTGCCTGCAACTGGTGCGGGAGAGGCGGGTGGACGGACTGATTCTCTCCACCTCCCGGGTGAAGGATCCGCTGATCGCCGCCCTGTCCGAAGAAGAGGCCCCTTTCGTGGTGATCGGCCGGTGTATGGAAAGACCGGTTCTTTCGGTCAACAACGACAACGTGAAGGCCGGGTATAACGCCACCGTTCATCTGTTGGAGGAGGGGTACCGGGAGATCGCCTACCTCAGCGGGGCCAGCGATCTGGTGGTGACCATCGACCGGATGAACGGATACAAACAGGCGTTGATCGAGCGCGGATTGCCGCTGGTCGAGGAGCGAATCGGAGTGGCCGATTTTTCCGAACAGGATGGATATGAAGCGCTGTGCCAAATGAAGGAGCGGGGGGTTTCCTTAGACGCCGTCGTGGCATCGGATGATCTGTTGGCGTTGGGGGCGCTGCAGTTCGCCGAGCGGTACGGGCTGAGGGTCCCGGAAGATCTGGGAGTTGTGGGATTCAACGACACTCCGCTCATGGTATACACTCATCCTCCGCTGACCAGCGTGCGCATATTGTCCTACGAATTGGGCGTCGAAGCGATGGACTTGTTGATCGATGCATTGGAGAATCCGGACAAGAAAAGGCTGAAGAAAGAGATCGTCCTGCCCTCGGAATTGATCGTAAGGGGGTCCAGTCGGCGCAGGGGCAAAGCGGAGTAG
- the selD gene encoding selenide, water dikinase SelD — translation MDRETIRLTQLSSKAGUGCKLGPEDLANVLGRLPREEEERADILVGLTEPDDAGVVRISDECALVQTVDFFTPVVDDPYAFGQIAAANSLSDIYAMGAEPLTVLNLVAFSVNKLDPSLLVDILRGAADKVKEAGAVTIGGHSIDDPEPKFGLAVTGQVHPDRLWRKGGARPGDRLILTKPVGVGIHTTAIKRGALREEEIERVTRVMATLNRDAARVMRSYEIHACTDVTGFGLLGHAFEMSRAGQVGLEIDAGAVPVLPRTEELARAGIVPGGTRANARWLADRLSFSETVDEVMRTILCDAVTSGGLLAAVPEEQAVRLLEELHRNGVVEARIIGRVVADHPAHIRITG, via the coding sequence ATGGACCGCGAAACGATTCGCCTGACCCAGCTGTCCTCCAAAGCGGGGTGAGGGTGTAAACTGGGTCCGGAGGACCTAGCGAACGTTCTCGGCCGTCTGCCCCGTGAAGAGGAAGAACGCGCCGACATCCTCGTCGGTCTGACGGAACCGGATGATGCGGGGGTGGTCCGCATCAGCGACGAATGCGCTCTGGTGCAAACGGTGGACTTTTTCACTCCCGTGGTGGACGACCCTTATGCCTTCGGTCAGATCGCCGCTGCCAACAGCCTGAGCGATATCTACGCCATGGGGGCGGAGCCGCTGACGGTGCTCAACCTGGTGGCTTTCTCCGTGAACAAACTGGACCCGTCCCTGCTGGTCGATATCCTGCGCGGTGCCGCCGACAAGGTGAAGGAGGCCGGTGCCGTCACCATCGGCGGTCACTCCATCGATGATCCGGAGCCCAAATTCGGCCTCGCCGTCACCGGCCAAGTTCACCCTGACCGCCTGTGGCGGAAGGGGGGCGCCCGGCCCGGCGATCGGCTCATCCTGACCAAGCCGGTGGGTGTCGGAATCCATACCACGGCGATCAAGCGTGGAGCGCTGCGGGAAGAAGAAATCGAACGAGTCACCCGGGTCATGGCCACCCTCAACCGGGATGCGGCACGGGTGATGCGTTCCTACGAAATCCACGCCTGCACCGACGTGACCGGCTTCGGCCTCCTCGGTCACGCCTTTGAGATGAGCCGGGCCGGACAAGTGGGATTGGAAATCGACGCCGGGGCGGTGCCCGTCCTGCCCCGGACCGAGGAGCTGGCCCGGGCCGGCATTGTCCCCGGGGGAACGCGGGCCAATGCCCGATGGCTGGCCGATCGCCTCTCCTTTTCCGAAACCGTCGATGAGGTGATGCGCACCATCCTTTGCGACGCCGTCACTTCCGGCGGCCTGCTGGCGGCCGTGCCGGAGGAACAGGCCGTTCGCCTGCTGGAAGAGCTGCACCGAAACGGAGTCGTGGAAGCGCGGATTATCGGCCGGGTGGTGGCTGATCACCCGGCACACATCCGGATCACCGGATAA
- a CDS encoding MGDG synthase family glycosyltransferase produces MKRVLILTETIGGNGHYQAARSLCQGLSQVEPELNAEICCGMHRVSRQLEQLTRAVYLNTLQYAPALWGAAYSREGEISDRFRTSLGKLLSRRLQEWLEEMQPDVVVCTHAFCLSAMGVIKERMGDRFRLGAAITDFDVNGFWIHPEVDFFLVAHEDVAKKIRRRFGVPDEAIFRTGIPIDPEFSKPQPPKSVLRRMLGLDPDRFTILLMGGGIGMGPIEECLYHFRRELPAHQLVVVTGKNRSLYERLQEQFGSDPRIRLHGFVDSMVHYMHAADIIVSKPGGLTSSEALACGLPIFICQPIPGQEERNSRFLMRKRVALRQDEPGEMARQILSLMENPEMLEEMSRRARELGRPDSSLAGARVIREHLLMKSRPV; encoded by the coding sequence ATGAAAAGAGTGCTCATCCTGACGGAGACAATCGGAGGAAACGGACATTACCAGGCCGCAAGGTCTCTTTGTCAAGGGTTGTCCCAGGTGGAACCGGAACTCAATGCGGAGATCTGTTGTGGAATGCATCGGGTGAGCAGGCAGCTGGAACAGTTGACCCGTGCGGTCTATCTGAACACGCTGCAGTACGCACCCGCCCTTTGGGGAGCCGCTTACAGTCGGGAAGGGGAGATCAGCGACCGCTTCCGAACTTCTCTGGGCAAGCTCTTGTCGAGGCGGCTTCAGGAATGGCTGGAGGAGATGCAGCCGGATGTGGTGGTGTGCACCCATGCCTTTTGTCTCAGCGCCATGGGCGTGATCAAGGAGCGCATGGGCGATCGCTTCCGTCTGGGGGCGGCGATCACCGATTTCGATGTAAACGGATTTTGGATTCATCCGGAGGTGGACTTCTTTCTCGTCGCCCACGAGGATGTGGCCAAAAAGATTCGGCGGCGGTTCGGCGTCCCGGATGAAGCGATCTTCCGCACCGGCATTCCGATCGACCCGGAATTTTCCAAACCTCAACCGCCCAAATCGGTTTTGAGGAGAATGCTCGGACTGGATCCCGACCGCTTTACAATTCTGCTCATGGGCGGGGGGATCGGTATGGGTCCGATCGAGGAGTGCCTTTACCACTTTCGCCGGGAACTGCCTGCGCACCAACTGGTGGTGGTGACCGGAAAGAACCGCTCTTTGTATGAGCGCCTTCAGGAACAGTTCGGGAGCGATCCCCGAATCCGCCTGCACGGCTTTGTAGACAGCATGGTCCATTACATGCATGCGGCGGACATCATCGTATCGAAGCCGGGGGGTCTTACTTCTTCCGAGGCGTTGGCCTGCGGGTTGCCGATTTTCATCTGCCAACCGATTCCCGGTCAGGAGGAGAGGAACAGCCGGTTTTTGATGCGGAAACGGGTTGCTCTTCGCCAGGACGAGCCGGGGGAGATGGCCAGGCAGATTCTCTCGTTGATGGAAAACCCGGAGATGCTCGAGGAGATGAGCAGGCGGGCCCGGGAGCTGGGAAGGCCGGATTCCTCCCTGGCCGGGGCGAGGGTGATTCGGGAACATCTGCTAATGAAAAGTCGACCGGTTTAA
- the thiI gene encoding tRNA uracil 4-sulfurtransferase ThiI: MNTDVILVRYGELALKGKNRSDFEDRLVQNIRLKLAGIPEVKVVKSFGRIFVETDRSRTASVLRELGDVFGVVGFSPAERVESDPEAIKEAAVRLVEYQDSFPRTFKVAAKRADKSFPLSSGEINRQVGAHLLRNVKGLKVDVHRPDLTVHVEVRGKYTYVYGDDLPGPGGLPVGTSGKVMLLLSGGIDSPVAGYLSLKRGAELLAVHFHSYPYTSERSRQKVIDLAKILTRFAGRIRLHVVPFTEIQTEIRQKCLESYSITVMRRMMFRISQQLARREGALALVTGESLGQVASQTLESMNAINEVVDIPVLRPLIGMDKQEIMSLAKKIGTYETSVLPYEDCCTVFLPRSPKTRPDLETTRKTESRLDVDRLVEAAVKGTEVLQLVPGEEKEFTYF, from the coding sequence GTGAATACCGATGTGATTTTGGTTCGATACGGGGAACTGGCCCTGAAGGGGAAAAACCGGTCCGACTTCGAGGACCGACTGGTGCAGAACATTCGCTTGAAACTGGCCGGCATCCCCGAAGTGAAGGTCGTCAAAAGCTTCGGCCGCATTTTTGTGGAAACGGACCGGTCCCGCACCGCTTCCGTCCTGCGAGAGCTGGGCGACGTATTCGGCGTGGTGGGTTTCAGCCCGGCTGAGCGGGTGGAATCCGACCCGGAGGCCATCAAGGAGGCCGCGGTCCGCTTGGTTGAATATCAGGATTCCTTTCCGCGTACGTTTAAGGTAGCGGCCAAGCGTGCGGACAAATCCTTTCCCCTTTCTTCCGGGGAGATCAACCGCCAAGTGGGGGCCCATCTCTTGCGGAACGTAAAAGGGCTTAAGGTGGATGTTCACCGTCCGGACCTGACGGTTCACGTCGAAGTCCGGGGCAAGTATACCTATGTGTACGGGGATGACTTGCCCGGGCCGGGCGGACTTCCCGTGGGAACCAGCGGCAAGGTGATGCTCCTGCTTTCGGGAGGGATCGACAGCCCCGTCGCCGGTTACCTGTCCCTGAAACGGGGAGCGGAGCTGCTGGCGGTCCATTTTCACAGTTATCCCTACACCAGCGAACGATCCCGGCAGAAAGTGATCGATCTTGCCAAGATCCTGACCCGCTTTGCCGGCCGGATTCGCCTGCACGTCGTTCCCTTTACCGAGATTCAGACGGAAATTCGCCAGAAGTGCCTGGAGTCCTATTCCATCACCGTGATGCGCCGCATGATGTTCCGGATCTCCCAGCAGCTGGCCCGGCGAGAGGGGGCTCTCGCCTTGGTCACCGGGGAGAGCTTGGGACAGGTGGCCAGCCAAACCCTGGAGAGCATGAACGCGATCAATGAAGTGGTGGATATTCCCGTCCTTCGTCCGCTGATCGGGATGGACAAACAGGAAATCATGTCGCTGGCCAAGAAGATCGGCACCTATGAGACGTCGGTTCTTCCCTATGAGGATTGCTGCACGGTTTTCTTGCCCCGGTCGCCCAAAACCCGTCCGGATCTGGAGACGACGAGGAAGACCGAGTCCCGATTGGACGTGGATCGGCTCGTGGAAGCGGCGGTTAAGGGGACGGAGGTGCTTCAGCTGGTTCCCGGGGAGGAAAAGGAGTTCACCTATTTTTGA
- the selA gene encoding L-seryl-tRNA(Sec) selenium transferase, translating to MPTKQQQQALRRLPAVHLLLEHPALSSFLERFSRKTVVEIANEVLATERRRMMETDDPIPPDPERIVARIAETLDSLTAPRLRPVINGSGIVLHTNLGRARLSQAALRAVQDVALSYSNLEYRLHTGQRGSRHEHVEAVIRRLTGAEAALVVNNNAAAVLLVLRTLALGREVIVSRGQMVEIGGSFRVSEIMRESGARLVEVGTTNKTRREDYEGAISGETALLMKVHTSNFKIIGFTESVSREEMVEIARKHGIPCYEDLGSGVLYDLRARGIGEEPTVQECLRAGVDLVSFSGDKLLGGPQAGIIVGKKKWIDALKKSQLLRALRVDKMTLAALEATLLHYLNPEEAAREIPVLRQILKKPEEIRASAERLKERLQNALGEDLRLEVIPTASEVGGGSLPGVELPSFCLSTSHRRMPVHRLEEELRRGNPPVIGRVSKDRLLLDLRTVEEEEHPHIEAAFRRVLEGRNGRKN from the coding sequence ATGCCGACGAAACAACAACAACAGGCACTGAGACGATTGCCGGCGGTACATCTCCTCCTCGAACATCCGGCGCTGTCTTCTTTTCTGGAACGCTTTTCCCGGAAGACGGTCGTGGAGATCGCCAACGAGGTGCTGGCGACGGAGCGCCGCCGCATGATGGAAACCGATGATCCCATCCCGCCCGATCCCGAAAGGATCGTCGCGCGCATTGCGGAAACCCTGGACAGCCTGACCGCCCCCCGCCTCCGCCCCGTCATCAACGGGAGCGGCATCGTCCTCCACACCAACCTGGGACGGGCGCGACTGAGCCAAGCGGCTCTTCGGGCGGTCCAGGATGTTGCCCTCTCCTATTCCAACCTGGAATACCGTTTGCACACGGGTCAACGCGGGTCCCGCCACGAACACGTCGAAGCGGTCATCCGGCGCCTGACCGGCGCCGAAGCCGCCCTGGTGGTGAACAACAACGCAGCGGCGGTACTGCTCGTCCTGCGCACCTTAGCCCTCGGTCGCGAGGTGATCGTCTCCCGTGGGCAGATGGTGGAGATCGGCGGCTCCTTCCGGGTATCGGAAATCATGCGGGAAAGCGGCGCACGGTTGGTGGAAGTGGGAACGACCAACAAAACCCGCCGGGAAGATTACGAGGGGGCGATCTCCGGGGAAACGGCTCTGCTCATGAAGGTGCACACCAGCAATTTCAAAATCATCGGGTTCACCGAGAGCGTCTCCCGGGAAGAGATGGTGGAGATCGCACGAAAGCACGGCATCCCCTGTTACGAAGACCTGGGCAGCGGCGTCCTTTACGACCTGCGCGCCCGGGGGATCGGAGAAGAACCCACGGTCCAGGAGTGCCTCCGGGCGGGGGTGGATCTGGTCAGCTTCAGCGGGGACAAACTCCTCGGCGGCCCCCAGGCGGGGATCATCGTGGGCAAGAAAAAGTGGATCGACGCCTTGAAAAAAAGTCAGTTGCTCCGCGCCCTGCGCGTGGACAAGATGACCCTGGCCGCCCTGGAGGCCACTCTGCTTCATTATCTGAACCCGGAGGAAGCGGCACGGGAAATCCCCGTTCTCCGGCAGATCCTGAAGAAGCCCGAAGAGATCCGCGCTTCGGCGGAGCGGCTGAAGGAGCGGCTGCAAAATGCCCTCGGGGAGGATCTGCGGCTGGAGGTGATTCCCACCGCGTCGGAGGTGGGAGGCGGGTCGCTGCCCGGGGTGGAACTTCCCAGCTTCTGCCTCTCCACCTCCCATCGCCGCATGCCCGTCCACCGGCTGGAAGAAGAACTCCGCCGCGGAAATCCTCCGGTGATCGGTCGGGTTTCCAAGGACCGGCTCCTTTTGGACCTGCGCACGGTGGAGGAGGAGGAACATCCCCACATCGAGGCCGCCTTCCGCCGGGTGCTGGAAGGTCGAAACGGCCGCAAAAACTAA
- a CDS encoding S66 peptidase family protein has product MIPPKLKPGDEIRIIAPSKSLGIIAREVREIARRRLEEMGFRVTISKHAEEMDRFRSSSAEARLEDLHEAFADPKVKGILTAIGGYNCNQLLKNLDYDLIRKNPKVFCGYSDITALQNAIYAKTGLVTYSGPHFSSFGMKKGFEYTMDSFRKCLMGEEPFSVRPSPAWSDDLWFQDQENRRFIPNDGWFVLSPGEARGKVIGGNLSTFVLLHGTEYLPDLADAILFLEDDGEVHPELFDRYLQSLLHQPGFDRVKGLVIGRFQRDSRMSRDVLAAIIRSKPELTGIPVVADLDFGHTVPFFTFPIGGQARLTAREDEAELILLTH; this is encoded by the coding sequence TTGATTCCGCCAAAATTGAAGCCCGGCGACGAAATCCGGATTATCGCCCCGTCAAAAAGCCTGGGTATCATCGCTCGTGAAGTGCGGGAAATCGCCCGGCGGCGGCTGGAGGAGATGGGTTTTCGGGTCACCATATCCAAACATGCGGAAGAGATGGACCGCTTTCGCTCCTCCTCCGCGGAGGCCCGCCTGGAAGACCTGCACGAAGCCTTTGCCGACCCGAAGGTAAAAGGGATTTTGACCGCCATCGGCGGCTACAACTGCAACCAACTTCTGAAAAACCTGGATTATGACCTGATCCGAAAAAATCCCAAGGTTTTTTGCGGCTACTCCGACATCACCGCCCTGCAAAACGCCATTTACGCGAAAACGGGACTTGTGACCTACAGCGGTCCGCACTTTTCGAGTTTCGGAATGAAAAAGGGATTCGAATACACGATGGACTCCTTCCGAAAGTGCCTGATGGGCGAAGAACCTTTCTCCGTCCGCCCCTCTCCCGCCTGGAGCGATGACCTCTGGTTTCAGGACCAGGAAAATCGCCGCTTTATCCCGAACGACGGATGGTTTGTCCTGTCCCCCGGCGAAGCGCGGGGAAAAGTGATCGGCGGCAATCTTTCCACCTTTGTCCTTCTCCACGGAACGGAGTATCTTCCGGATCTTGCGGACGCCATCCTGTTTCTGGAGGATGACGGGGAAGTACACCCCGAACTGTTCGACCGGTATCTCCAATCCCTCCTCCACCAACCGGGCTTTGACCGGGTGAAGGGTCTGGTCATCGGCCGGTTCCAGCGGGACAGCCGAATGAGCCGGGACGTGCTGGCTGCGATCATCCGATCCAAACCGGAGTTGACCGGTATCCCGGTGGTCGCCGATCTCGATTTCGGCCACACCGTCCCCTTCTTCACCTTTCCCATCGGCGGACAAGCCCGGCTCACGGCAAGGGAGGACGAGGCGGAATTGATCCTTCTGACGCATTGA
- a CDS encoding TerC family protein, whose protein sequence is MDTTFWVGLVNIIVLDMVLSGDNAVVIGMAARTLPERQRRRAIAVGTAAAVLLRVALTGIAAWLLNIPLLMTFGAVLLVWIAMRLLAQNGGRTLVSTGRSLRGAIKTIIVADLVMSLDNVVSVAAVAHGHLGLLVFGLGLSIPIIMWGSRLVALVINRLPWLMYAGAAILGYTAGQLIVEDDIVRRFVLLPLHLPAWTVPIGLTIFVLVAGGIVRSKPALKA, encoded by the coding sequence ATGGATACAACATTTTGGGTCGGCCTTGTCAATATCATCGTTTTGGACATGGTTTTGAGCGGAGACAATGCGGTGGTGATCGGCATGGCAGCCCGGACACTGCCCGAACGCCAGAGGCGGAGGGCCATCGCCGTGGGAACGGCCGCCGCCGTGCTGCTCAGGGTCGCCCTGACCGGCATCGCCGCTTGGCTTTTGAACATCCCTCTCCTGATGACCTTTGGAGCGGTGTTGCTTGTGTGGATTGCCATGAGGCTTCTCGCCCAGAACGGGGGAAGAACCCTTGTTTCCACGGGGCGGAGTCTGAGAGGGGCGATCAAGACCATCATCGTCGCCGACCTGGTGATGAGTCTGGACAATGTGGTTTCCGTGGCGGCGGTGGCCCACGGTCACCTGGGATTGCTCGTCTTCGGACTTGGTCTCAGCATTCCCATCATCATGTGGGGAAGTAGGCTCGTGGCGCTGGTGATCAACCGCCTGCCCTGGCTGATGTATGCGGGAGCGGCGATTTTGGGATATACGGCCGGGCAGCTGATCGTCGAGGATGACATCGTGCGGCGGTTTGTTCTGCTCCCGTTGCATCTTCCCGCCTGGACGGTTCCGATCGGTCTGACGATCTTCGTCCTCGTCGCTGGCGGGATCGTGCGGAGCAAGCCCGCCTTGAAGGCCTGA
- a CDS encoding YkoP family protein, translating to MNGGGLLTAWRIWDQIYYHCTRLKYVDKENRNLFRVVVKRYSGEPLVTSDGVSLKKGDWYAKLHLHNCLFAQMIREQSLDGISLALFTVNSIRGSLPALARYVANHPRSEEIQVLLGTTFLHRGARRLGFDVSDMVCSPYYLRYKSWLFKLILANCHPDGWRRLQEAGHQLVPKRVYISKEEFFKRYLLPQ from the coding sequence ATGAACGGCGGCGGGTTGCTCACCGCATGGCGCATCTGGGATCAGATCTATTACCATTGCACGCGGCTGAAGTATGTGGACAAGGAAAACCGCAATCTTTTTCGCGTCGTCGTCAAGCGTTACAGCGGGGAACCCCTGGTAACCTCCGACGGGGTATCCTTGAAGAAGGGCGATTGGTACGCAAAGCTTCACCTGCACAATTGCCTGTTTGCGCAGATGATTCGGGAGCAATCCCTGGACGGGATATCGCTGGCGCTGTTTACGGTGAACAGCATTCGGGGGTCGCTTCCCGCCCTGGCCCGCTATGTGGCGAACCACCCCCGTTCGGAAGAGATTCAGGTCCTCCTGGGGACCACCTTTCTGCACCGGGGAGCGCGCCGGTTGGGCTTTGATGTCAGCGACATGGTTTGCAGTCCCTATTATCTGCGTTACAAGTCCTGGTTGTTCAAATTGATTCTGGCCAACTGTCACCCGGACGGGTGGCGGCGGCTCCAGGAAGCCGGACATCAACTGGTTCCAAAACGGGTATATATCTCCAAGGAGGAGTTTTTCAAGCGATATCTTTTGCCCCAATGA
- a CDS encoding cysteine desulfurase family protein: MIYLDNSATTRTDPEVIRVMVDVMEKVYGNPSSLHGIGAKAHRLVEEAREAVARTLGVRPREIVFTSGGTESNNLAIKGVAEQFVNRGRHLITTEVEHPSVYQAFRQLEERGWRVTYLPVDRLGRVSAEDVERALTDDTVLVSVMHVNNEVGTVQPVEEIGRILKSRPKVVFHVDAVQAFGKVELNPTRWGVDLLSLSGHKFHGPKGVGVLYVRESLRLNPLLAGGGQEDGFRSGTENVPGIAGLAKAAILAQQRREKARKWQRWKEELIQEVTSRLEGVVVNGDTTAEGGAPHILSLAFPGLKSEVIVHALERENVFVSSKSACSSKKETPSRVLTAMGLDDRTAIGAIRISMSHETLESDIQQCARALIRVIPELQRVMKGG, translated from the coding sequence ATGATCTACTTGGATAACAGCGCGACGACCCGCACCGATCCGGAAGTGATCCGGGTGATGGTGGACGTGATGGAAAAGGTGTACGGTAACCCGTCATCCCTTCACGGGATCGGCGCCAAGGCCCACCGGCTGGTGGAGGAGGCCCGGGAGGCGGTGGCCCGCACCCTGGGCGTCCGTCCTCGGGAAATCGTGTTCACATCCGGCGGAACGGAATCGAACAACCTGGCGATCAAGGGCGTCGCCGAGCAGTTTGTGAATCGCGGCCGCCACTTGATCACCACCGAAGTGGAGCATCCTTCGGTTTATCAGGCGTTTCGCCAGTTGGAGGAGAGGGGATGGCGAGTCACCTACCTCCCGGTGGATCGGTTGGGTCGGGTGAGCGCGGAGGATGTGGAAAGGGCCCTGACCGACGACACAGTGCTCGTGTCCGTCATGCATGTCAACAATGAAGTTGGAACGGTGCAGCCCGTCGAGGAGATCGGACGGATTTTGAAATCGCGCCCCAAGGTGGTTTTCCACGTGGACGCCGTTCAAGCCTTCGGGAAGGTGGAGCTGAATCCGACCCGGTGGGGTGTGGATCTGCTCTCTCTTTCCGGGCACAAATTTCACGGGCCGAAGGGCGTAGGCGTCCTCTACGTCCGGGAGAGCCTGCGTCTGAACCCCTTGCTGGCGGGGGGAGGACAGGAAGACGGATTCCGATCGGGGACGGAAAATGTGCCGGGAATTGCCGGATTGGCCAAGGCGGCGATCTTGGCTCAGCAGAGGAGGGAGAAGGCCCGTAAGTGGCAAAGGTGGAAGGAGGAGCTGATCCAAGAGGTGACCTCCCGCCTGGAAGGGGTTGTGGTGAACGGGGATACCACGGCCGAGGGTGGGGCTCCCCACATCCTCAGTCTGGCCTTTCCGGGATTGAAGTCGGAAGTGATCGTGCACGCTCTGGAGAGGGAAAATGTTTTCGTGTCCAGCAAATCGGCCTGTTCTTCCAAAAAAGAGACCCCGAGCCGCGTGCTCACGGCGATGGGGCTGGATGATCGGACTGCTATCGGCGCGATCCGGATCAGCATGAGCCATGAGACCCTAGAGTCCGACATCCAGCAGTGCGCCCGGGCACTGATCCGCGTGATTCCCGAATTGCAGCGCGTGATGAAAGGGGGGTGA
- a CDS encoding glutathione peroxidase yields the protein MSVYAFSARTIAGEEKSLSDYDGRVLLIVNTASRCGFTPQYRELQQLYEAYRNRGLEILAFPCNQFANQEPGSEEEIQKFCETNYNVTFPLFSKVKVKGPGAHPLFKYLTEKSPGVLGKEIKWNFTKFLVNRRGEVVKRYAPQTSPRRIAKDIEELLENP from the coding sequence ATGAGCGTCTACGCCTTTTCCGCCCGGACCATCGCCGGGGAGGAAAAATCCCTGTCCGATTACGATGGACGCGTCCTGTTGATCGTCAACACGGCGAGCCGCTGCGGATTCACTCCCCAATACCGGGAGCTGCAGCAGCTCTACGAAGCATACCGGAACCGGGGCCTGGAGATCCTGGCTTTCCCCTGCAACCAATTCGCCAACCAGGAGCCCGGATCGGAAGAGGAAATCCAAAAGTTCTGCGAAACCAACTACAATGTCACCTTTCCCCTCTTCAGCAAAGTGAAGGTCAAAGGACCCGGTGCCCACCCCCTGTTCAAGTACCTGACGGAAAAGTCTCCCGGGGTGCTCGGCAAGGAGATCAAGTGGAACTTCACCAAGTTTTTGGTGAACCGGCGCGGCGAAGTGGTCAAGCGGTACGCCCCGCAGACATCCCCCCGGCGGATCGCCAAGGATATCGAAGAGTTGTTGGAAAACCCGTAA
- a CDS encoding metallophosphoesterase — protein MAILWVLVAAVACLLAVARFNTYKPNVKRVELQVAHSLNGGRLNILHLTDLHMEKCSVQPQALLRLVQGERIDLIALTGDYLDTKEMTGRFLQYLDVLASLKPRYGMYAVFGNHDYVINDHLPYLKREMEKRNCIVLQNEHRTVSLEEGTDLHIIGIDDYFTGRSDVDRAFQGVGDRGIRLVLTHDPNIVLEMKAVPFDYLLSGHLHGGQIHWPKPYHLKRMGKLPHLQIIRGLHYYRDRAFYISEGLGQTGLNLRLRSRPEITFHTLCESLEKSTV, from the coding sequence ATGGCCATTCTTTGGGTTCTCGTCGCAGCCGTGGCATGCCTGTTGGCCGTCGCCCGCTTCAACACCTACAAACCGAACGTCAAACGGGTGGAGTTGCAGGTGGCGCATTCCTTAAACGGCGGGCGACTGAATATTCTGCACCTGACGGATCTGCACATGGAAAAGTGTTCCGTCCAACCCCAAGCGCTTCTGCGCCTCGTTCAGGGAGAACGGATTGACTTGATCGCCCTGACCGGGGATTATCTCGATACAAAGGAAATGACCGGCCGTTTCCTTCAATATCTCGACGTTTTGGCATCCCTGAAACCCCGTTACGGAATGTATGCCGTCTTCGGCAATCATGATTATGTCATCAATGATCATCTGCCTTATCTCAAGCGGGAGATGGAAAAGCGCAACTGCATCGTCCTGCAGAACGAGCACCGAACCGTCTCGCTCGAGGAAGGGACCGATCTTCACATCATCGGCATCGACGATTATTTCACGGGCCGCAGCGATGTGGACCGCGCTTTTCAGGGAGTGGGGGACAGGGGCATCCGCCTCGTCCTGACCCATGATCCCAACATCGTCCTGGAAATGAAAGCCGTACCCTTCGATTATTTGCTGTCCGGGCACCTTCACGGGGGACAAATCCACTGGCCCAAGCCGTATCACCTGAAACGGATGGGAAAACTGCCGCACCTTCAAATAATCCGGGGACTTCATTATTACCGGGACCGGGCCTTCTACATCAGCGAGGGGCTCGGGCAGACCGGCCTCAACCTGCGCCTGCGTTCCCGGCCGGAGATCACTTTCCACACCCTCTGCGAATCACTGGAAAAGTCGACCGTTTAA